In a genomic window of Longimicrobium sp.:
- a CDS encoding translocation/assembly module TamB domain-containing protein: MPRRRLGRVGLLMLGLLVGFALTFGGVWMFIRRTQTMEVAEERVSMALGLPREAFTVQAVEEDGSLAIALRNVAFLDAKGDTIVAAPLARGTLDAGSVGGTGAYVLRDAELIRPDLRLSQDAKGEWNVFGIVLAEADGTPVRPAGANGEPAARSIVIRGMKIVDGRARIAYPLESRPAAPTGRFASLKQPEIRREGGRWVRVSYLSDLDAVLPRISFGGGGGWRVDIGSMSATVRNPDTRIAQVRGFFEDRGDQVIRFNLAEVRAAHSRFAGGGTMTPAGEALAYDIDLRFAPLDFRDLQGMGIAIPGQGTAAFSLGINTLSGGRTQYAVTDARVAILDSRLGGDVTVIMAPGQPTAVRDARLTMERVRLADLETLGYLDRSEFAGIISGTVVSEGEALRVDLAARVTPRDAPEATPSVLTAQGRVLLAAGRQPMRLEGLRVGADPLYLSTLRPLAPESAAMLQGVMRGGAVLSGPLSALRIQEGSLAYAVGTAPESRIRGLNGTFAMGPPMRYSLEGRAEPLALATLTQLFPALPFRSATLSGPIAVSGTRENVDFRFDLSGAAGAIAARGNVAMGGAVPRFEVTGSVEAFRAASVLQNAPAAAQGLLTGTFNARGTTEDMRFGVNLAQGGGTFALGGTVRRPGGSPAQFDVSGRVDNFRIGSLFGRPDLLPSPVTGPVAFSGGGRQPYRFDVALRGEQGLLDVDGWYAPGPVPSYAVNGAVADLDVSGLPGMTSAPRTRLTGTLAIQGRGTTPETFAGTVAFRAEPGSLIGRYPLQTGLARLEARGGILRVDTLDFALRGARFSATGAIGLTTPSPTPLQFALNAPDLALLRPIIPGGDTLPDLAGALTASGTITGTVKAPTVAAKGNARGLRYGTMAAGTLAFDVNGLRAGTAWSGRVNVEGTALEYGTQRLDELRLNAVLAPGSSTFTLAARRDPATDITASGRLELDGATPVGAIFDTLALRLGDSRWELAHRARLGWGDRGLAVENFALRRADGGRGLIEADGALPTTGLADLRIGITDLSLVDVRRLAPNTAVSDLAGALNLRAAITGPVAAPLITLDARVDSLLVRGFRLDRFALVGRYAAGRMDVTGDAQIGGRQVMELRAGVPMVVSLGGTVPQVELARDGALTASFNADSLPLALLASALPTIENAEGVAQARVQVTGTLRRPRVSGGAQLNGGAMTVVPLGVRWTGITGQVTLDGNLVRLDSLVAHSADGRARVDGTVRLDDPARPEMYIRLATDNFQLIDNREMAELEVDAALAISGRFPNTVATGSVRIEDGTIYLPELGAEREADILGAEVGEIGADTVSAPAGASALLAALRPRNLRVAIGDNVWLQSPDARIQLGGELLVDQPPGNPTYSVYGDLEARRGTYTVAIGPIEREFEIQSGVVRFYGTQEFNPGLDILAEYQVRDPELGGEDITVQVRLTGTVQNPQVALSANTRQPLPSSEIASLLVFGRQSATAGTAFEALSSQIVGGVFLEEFLGNLITRELEEQLIQTGLVDFVRVRARPSGAGFGAFNVSSGASIFSAVSLEAGKELVDDVFLTGQIFNIFSTENGARRFGLALDWEITRTLSLRLAVEPVRRDPILQQNLRNRDYQGSLDVRRRWEYGRSRKRDEAIQRPRPRTEPAPGEKSTPTGLPPPPPPPENVSTTPPAPP; encoded by the coding sequence ATGCCACGCCGCCGCCTGGGACGCGTCGGGCTCCTCATGCTGGGGCTGCTGGTGGGCTTCGCGCTCACCTTTGGCGGCGTGTGGATGTTCATCCGCCGCACCCAGACCATGGAGGTGGCCGAGGAGCGCGTCAGCATGGCGCTGGGGCTGCCGCGAGAGGCGTTCACGGTGCAGGCGGTGGAGGAAGACGGCTCCCTCGCCATCGCGCTGCGCAACGTCGCCTTCCTGGACGCGAAGGGCGACACCATCGTCGCGGCGCCGCTCGCGCGCGGCACGCTGGACGCGGGCTCCGTGGGCGGCACCGGCGCGTACGTGCTGCGCGACGCCGAGCTGATCCGCCCCGACCTGCGGCTGTCGCAGGACGCAAAGGGGGAGTGGAACGTCTTCGGGATCGTGCTGGCGGAGGCGGACGGCACCCCCGTGCGCCCCGCCGGCGCCAACGGCGAGCCCGCGGCCCGCTCCATCGTCATCCGTGGGATGAAGATCGTGGACGGGCGGGCGCGCATCGCCTACCCGCTGGAAAGCCGCCCCGCCGCCCCCACCGGCCGCTTCGCCTCCCTCAAGCAGCCGGAGATCCGGCGCGAGGGCGGGCGCTGGGTGCGCGTCTCGTACCTCAGCGACCTCGACGCCGTCCTCCCGCGCATCAGCTTCGGCGGCGGGGGCGGGTGGCGCGTGGACATCGGCTCCATGTCCGCCACGGTGCGCAATCCGGACACGCGCATCGCGCAGGTCCGCGGCTTCTTCGAGGACCGCGGCGACCAGGTGATCCGCTTCAACCTTGCCGAGGTGCGGGCCGCGCACTCGCGCTTCGCCGGCGGCGGGACGATGACCCCGGCCGGCGAGGCGCTGGCGTACGACATCGACCTGCGCTTCGCCCCGCTCGACTTCCGCGACTTGCAGGGGATGGGGATCGCGATTCCGGGGCAGGGCACCGCGGCGTTCTCGCTGGGGATCAACACGCTGAGCGGGGGCCGCACGCAGTATGCCGTCACGGACGCGCGCGTGGCGATCCTGGATTCGCGGCTGGGCGGCGACGTCACCGTCATCATGGCGCCCGGCCAGCCCACCGCCGTCCGCGATGCGCGCCTGACGATGGAGCGCGTGCGCCTGGCCGACCTGGAAACGCTCGGCTACCTGGACCGCAGCGAGTTCGCGGGCATCATCAGCGGCACCGTCGTCAGCGAGGGCGAGGCGCTGCGCGTGGACCTCGCCGCGCGCGTCACGCCGCGCGACGCTCCGGAGGCCACGCCCTCCGTCCTCACCGCGCAGGGACGGGTGCTCCTGGCCGCCGGGCGCCAGCCGATGCGGCTGGAGGGGCTGCGCGTGGGCGCCGACCCGCTCTACCTCTCCACCCTTCGCCCGCTCGCGCCGGAGAGCGCTGCGATGCTGCAGGGGGTGATGCGCGGCGGCGCCGTTCTCTCCGGTCCGCTCTCCGCGCTGCGCATCCAGGAAGGGAGCCTGGCGTACGCGGTCGGCACCGCGCCGGAGAGCCGCATCCGCGGGCTGAACGGGACGTTCGCGATGGGCCCGCCGATGCGCTACTCGCTGGAAGGGCGCGCCGAGCCGCTCGCCCTGGCCACGCTGACGCAACTCTTTCCGGCGCTCCCCTTCCGCTCCGCCACGCTTTCCGGGCCGATCGCGGTGAGCGGGACCAGGGAGAACGTCGACTTCCGCTTCGACCTGAGCGGCGCGGCCGGCGCCATCGCGGCGCGCGGCAACGTAGCGATGGGCGGCGCGGTGCCGCGCTTCGAGGTCACGGGCTCGGTGGAGGCGTTCCGCGCGGCCTCCGTGCTCCAGAACGCTCCGGCCGCCGCGCAGGGGCTGCTGACCGGCACCTTCAACGCACGCGGCACCACCGAGGACATGCGCTTCGGGGTGAACCTGGCGCAGGGCGGCGGCACGTTCGCGCTGGGCGGCACGGTGCGGCGCCCCGGCGGCAGCCCCGCGCAGTTCGACGTGTCCGGCCGGGTGGACAACTTCCGCATCGGCTCGCTCTTTGGACGGCCTGACCTGCTCCCATCGCCTGTAACCGGGCCGGTGGCCTTCTCCGGCGGCGGGCGGCAGCCGTACCGCTTCGATGTGGCGCTGCGCGGCGAGCAGGGTCTGCTGGACGTGGACGGCTGGTACGCGCCGGGACCCGTCCCCTCGTACGCGGTCAACGGCGCCGTCGCCGACCTGGACGTGAGCGGGCTGCCGGGGATGACCTCCGCGCCGCGCACGCGCCTCACCGGCACGCTCGCCATCCAGGGCCGCGGCACCACGCCGGAGACGTTTGCGGGCACCGTCGCTTTCCGCGCGGAGCCGGGGTCGCTGATCGGGCGCTACCCGCTGCAGACCGGGCTCGCGCGGCTGGAGGCGCGCGGCGGCATCCTGCGGGTGGACACGCTGGACTTCGCGCTGCGCGGCGCGCGCTTCTCGGCCACGGGCGCCATCGGGCTCACCACGCCCTCGCCCACGCCGCTGCAGTTCGCGCTGAACGCGCCGGACCTGGCGCTCCTGCGCCCCATCATCCCCGGCGGCGACACCCTCCCCGACCTGGCCGGTGCGCTGACGGCTTCGGGGACGATCACGGGCACGGTGAAGGCGCCCACGGTCGCCGCCAAGGGCAACGCGCGGGGCCTCCGCTACGGCACGATGGCGGCGGGGACGCTGGCCTTCGACGTGAACGGCCTGCGCGCCGGCACCGCGTGGAGCGGGCGCGTCAACGTGGAGGGCACGGCGCTCGAATACGGCACCCAGCGGCTGGACGAGCTGCGGCTGAACGCCGTCCTGGCACCGGGAAGCAGCACCTTCACCCTGGCCGCGCGCCGCGATCCCGCCACCGACATCACCGCCTCCGGACGGCTGGAGCTGGACGGGGCGACGCCGGTGGGGGCGATCTTCGACACCCTCGCGCTGCGCCTGGGCGACTCGCGCTGGGAGCTGGCGCACCGCGCCCGCCTTGGCTGGGGCGACCGCGGGCTGGCCGTGGAGAACTTCGCCCTGCGCCGCGCGGACGGCGGGCGCGGGCTGATCGAGGCGGACGGCGCCCTCCCCACCACGGGGCTCGCGGACCTGCGCATCGGCATCACCGACCTGAGCCTGGTGGACGTGCGCCGCCTGGCCCCCAACACCGCCGTGTCGGACCTGGCGGGCGCGCTGAACCTGCGGGCCGCCATCACCGGCCCCGTCGCCGCGCCGCTGATCACGCTGGACGCGCGGGTGGACTCGCTCTTGGTGCGCGGCTTCCGCCTGGACCGCTTCGCACTGGTGGGCCGCTACGCCGCCGGCCGCATGGACGTGACCGGCGACGCGCAGATCGGCGGGCGCCAGGTGATGGAGCTGCGCGCCGGCGTCCCGATGGTCGTCTCGCTGGGCGGCACCGTCCCGCAGGTGGAGCTGGCGCGCGACGGTGCTCTGACCGCCTCCTTCAACGCCGACTCGCTCCCGCTGGCGCTCCTCGCCTCCGCCCTCCCCACCATCGAGAACGCGGAGGGCGTCGCCCAGGCTCGGGTACAGGTGACCGGGACTCTGCGCAGGCCGCGCGTGAGCGGCGGGGCGCAGCTCAATGGCGGCGCCATGACCGTCGTCCCGCTGGGGGTGCGCTGGACGGGGATCACCGGCCAGGTCACGCTGGACGGGAACCTGGTGCGGCTCGACTCGCTCGTCGCGCACTCCGCGGACGGCCGCGCGCGCGTGGACGGCACCGTGCGCCTGGACGATCCCGCGCGCCCGGAGATGTACATCCGCCTGGCGACGGACAACTTCCAGCTGATCGACAACCGCGAGATGGCCGAGCTGGAGGTGGACGCGGCGCTCGCCATCTCCGGCCGCTTCCCCAACACGGTCGCCACGGGCAGCGTCCGCATCGAGGACGGCACCATCTACCTCCCCGAGCTCGGCGCCGAGCGCGAGGCGGACATCCTGGGCGCCGAGGTGGGCGAGATCGGCGCGGACACGGTGAGCGCCCCGGCGGGAGCCTCGGCGCTGCTGGCCGCGCTGCGCCCGCGCAACCTCCGGGTGGCGATCGGCGACAACGTCTGGCTGCAGTCGCCGGACGCGCGCATCCAGCTGGGCGGCGAGCTGCTGGTGGACCAGCCGCCCGGCAACCCCACCTACTCCGTGTACGGAGACCTGGAGGCGCGCCGCGGCACATACACCGTCGCCATCGGCCCCATCGAGCGCGAGTTCGAGATCCAGTCCGGCGTGGTGCGCTTCTACGGCACGCAGGAGTTCAACCCCGGCCTGGACATCCTGGCCGAGTACCAGGTGCGCGACCCCGAGCTGGGCGGCGAGGACATCACGGTGCAGGTGCGCCTCACCGGCACCGTGCAGAACCCGCAGGTCGCGCTCAGCGCCAACACGCGCCAGCCTCTGCCGTCGTCCGAAATCGCCTCGCTCCTCGTCTTCGGCCGCCAGAGCGCCACGGCGGGCACCGCGTTCGAGGCGCTGTCCAGCCAGATCGTGGGCGGCGTGTTCCTGGAGGAGTTCCTCGGAAACCTGATCACGCGCGAGCTGGAAGAGCAGCTGATCCAGACGGGCCTGGTGGACTTCGTGCGCGTGCGGGCGCGGCCCAGCGGGGCCGGGTTCGGGGCGTTCAACGTGTCGTCGGGCGCCAGCATCTTCAGCGCGGTCTCGCTGGAGGCCGGCAAGGAGCTGGTGGACGACGTCTTCCTGACGGGCCAGATCTTCAACATCTTCTCGACCGAGAACGGGGCGCGCCGCTTCGGCCTGGCGCTGGACTGGGAGATCACGCGCACGTTGAGCCTGCGCCTGGCCGTGGAGCCGGTGCGCCGCGATCCGATCCTGCAGCAGAATCTGCGCAACCGCGACTACCAGGGCTCGCTGGACGTGCGCCGCCGTTGGGAGTACGGCCGCTCCCGCAAGCGCGACGAGGCGATCCAGCGTCCGCGTCCGCGCACCGAGCCCGCGCCGGGGGAGAAGTCGACCCCCACCGGCCTCCCGCCGCCCCCACCCCCGCCGGAGAACGTCTCCACGACCCCTCCGGCACCTCCGTAA
- a CDS encoding BamA/TamA family outer membrane protein yields MHAAPERRTTRSRLHALALLVAVVLLGACAGGGGAPSGPFPGLAQFAGREIRRVQFEGDLEISEDTLRRVVTTRGRSCKLFVLPICPFGFGRTEPTLDLGVLSRDVVRIQLAYRDNGYYGTRVVPDVQEIAGGSVDVTFRITPGDLVTLRVLEVQGVERADSAGEIARKLPLKVNEPFRRNDFLASVDTVRNNLLDRGFPYAQVLRNYSIDTIADVAEVQLVANTGPLVTVDTILFAGLDRISERTARHQIAIREGKRLRATDLSRSQRNLFELELVDFAAVEVAPDSLQLTPDSAELEMDSIGSTVIVRVAEAARYAVDAAVGYGTQDCLRAQASHTDRNFLGGARRLEVSGLVSKLGAAGPVDGLRDTRLCDEFQLDSTSTSIDTTIASALNYRVAADFVQPRLFGIRTSFLASAYAERLTEVGLYLRSARGGQAGFVRQVASGTLLSATFTVERSRTEANDFFFCVAVEVCNREDIEALKRSRWSNSLNTSVLRNRVRLDPFPSGGHQLRTTIDYASAALGSQDEYLRLYADGTVYRRLGGAVIASGRLAGGTFFQGLLNGDGYIPPNRRFYGGGPAGVRGFPRNELGPQVYVERTRLSDDGSVTELDVDTLNSATGGTRTLLGTLEVTAPSPFLRDALRLAGFVDAGRVWDPATRQVEGCQSRDPGLRITPGVGLRYATPVGPLRVDVAYNPYDPERGCLYAIDENDKLLPTPINQSFAPEGRGGALSLNRFIFQLSVGQTF; encoded by the coding sequence ATGCACGCTGCGCCCGAGCGCAGAACGACGAGAAGCCGGCTCCACGCCCTCGCCCTGCTGGTGGCGGTGGTGCTGCTGGGTGCGTGCGCCGGCGGCGGCGGGGCGCCCTCCGGCCCCTTTCCCGGCCTGGCGCAGTTCGCCGGGCGGGAGATCCGCCGCGTCCAGTTCGAAGGCGACCTCGAGATCTCCGAAGACACCCTCCGCCGCGTCGTCACCACGCGCGGCAGGTCGTGCAAGCTCTTCGTCCTCCCCATCTGCCCCTTCGGCTTCGGGCGCACGGAGCCCACGCTGGACCTGGGGGTGCTCTCGCGCGACGTGGTGCGCATCCAGCTCGCCTACCGCGACAACGGGTACTACGGCACCCGCGTCGTACCCGACGTGCAGGAGATCGCGGGCGGCAGCGTGGACGTCACCTTTCGCATCACCCCCGGCGACCTGGTGACGCTGCGGGTGCTGGAGGTGCAGGGGGTGGAGCGCGCGGACAGCGCGGGCGAGATCGCGCGCAAGCTGCCGCTGAAGGTGAACGAGCCCTTCCGGCGCAACGACTTCCTGGCATCGGTGGACACGGTGCGCAACAACCTTCTGGACAGGGGATTCCCCTACGCCCAGGTACTGCGCAACTACTCCATCGACACCATCGCGGACGTGGCCGAGGTGCAGCTGGTGGCCAACACGGGGCCGCTGGTGACGGTGGACACCATCCTGTTCGCGGGGCTGGACCGCATCAGCGAGCGCACGGCGCGGCACCAGATCGCCATCCGCGAGGGGAAGCGGCTGCGCGCCACCGACCTTTCGCGCAGCCAGCGCAACCTGTTCGAGCTGGAGCTGGTGGACTTCGCGGCGGTGGAGGTGGCGCCGGACTCGCTGCAGCTCACGCCGGACAGCGCGGAGCTGGAGATGGACAGCATCGGCTCCACCGTCATCGTGCGCGTGGCCGAGGCGGCGCGCTACGCGGTGGACGCCGCCGTCGGCTACGGCACGCAGGACTGTCTCCGCGCCCAGGCGAGCCACACGGACCGCAACTTCCTGGGCGGCGCGCGCCGGCTGGAGGTCTCCGGCCTGGTGTCGAAGCTGGGCGCCGCGGGGCCGGTGGACGGGCTGCGCGACACGCGGCTCTGCGACGAGTTCCAGCTCGACTCCACATCGACCTCCATCGACACCACCATCGCGAGCGCGCTGAACTACCGCGTCGCCGCGGACTTCGTGCAGCCGCGCCTCTTCGGCATCCGCACCTCGTTCCTGGCCAGCGCCTACGCGGAGCGGCTCACCGAGGTGGGGCTCTACCTGCGCAGCGCGCGCGGCGGGCAGGCCGGCTTCGTCCGCCAGGTGGCGAGCGGAACGCTGCTCTCCGCCACGTTCACGGTGGAAAGGTCGCGCACCGAGGCGAACGACTTCTTCTTCTGCGTGGCGGTGGAGGTGTGCAACCGCGAAGACATCGAGGCGCTGAAGCGGTCGCGCTGGTCCAACTCGCTGAACACCTCCGTGCTGCGTAACCGCGTGCGGCTGGACCCCTTCCCCAGCGGCGGCCACCAGCTTCGCACCACGATCGACTACGCCTCCGCGGCGCTGGGGTCGCAGGACGAGTACCTGCGCCTGTACGCCGACGGCACGGTGTACCGGCGGCTGGGCGGCGCCGTCATCGCGTCCGGGCGGCTGGCGGGGGGGACGTTCTTCCAGGGGCTGCTGAACGGCGACGGCTACATTCCGCCCAACCGGCGCTTCTACGGCGGCGGCCCGGCGGGGGTGCGCGGCTTTCCGCGCAACGAGCTGGGGCCGCAGGTCTACGTGGAGCGCACCCGGCTGAGCGACGACGGCAGCGTCACCGAGCTGGACGTGGACACGCTCAACTCGGCCACGGGGGGCACCCGCACGCTGCTGGGGACGCTGGAGGTGACGGCGCCCTCGCCCTTTCTGCGCGACGCGCTGCGGCTGGCCGGCTTCGTGGACGCGGGGCGCGTGTGGGACCCGGCCACCCGCCAGGTGGAAGGGTGCCAGAGCCGCGACCCTGGGCTGCGCATCACCCCCGGCGTGGGGCTCCGCTACGCCACGCCGGTGGGGCCGCTGCGGGTGGACGTCGCGTACAATCCGTACGATCCGGAGCGCGGGTGCCTGTACGCCATCGACGAGAACGACAAGCTCCTTCCCACGCCCATCAACCAGAGCTTCGCGCCTGAGGGGCGGGGCGGGGCGCTGAGCCTCAACCGCTTCATCTTCCAGCTCTCGGTGGGGCAGACGTTCTGA